In one Hypomesus transpacificus isolate Combined female chromosome 18, fHypTra1, whole genome shotgun sequence genomic region, the following are encoded:
- the LOC124481140 gene encoding cadherin-like protein 26 produces the protein MNTITISLFATLCVGILSASPPETLVRKKRHWIIDSFQITEEYPGPFPYLLGKIEFEKKQVEKKQDEKKQFAVFFNLQGKGVTEEPKGTLTIDTHGEIWVHKKIDYEKHKQLNLIFEAYVLENNNVVTTRLGVEVEVMDINDNTPRFEKETYTVNLKESASQNTFLTGVLASDKDKYMTNNGTLDLRIVSVSPLPIDLEFYIEQSGPGNHRVGIIQFKGCLDHEKAEKYTILVEAKDRGEKVQLSSISTVIINIEDGNNHLPVFTGQTGSGRVKEGDEKVPVLRMQVSDQDTPGTDAWRAVYTIHVDKGNHFRITTDPQSNEGVLFVDRALDYEKGSLRNLSVSVTNMVPYHTCQVKGRPDKGLWDVVTTGDVPAIRQVVVTVEDVNEPPFFTPDVKNITVDENMPVGLSLEVFTAKDLDHNYDNTLLYMKGEDLNEWVKVDSKSGTITTAKILDREAPNIINGHYKVTLYAVDSGKPPMTGTGTLNIHLNDQNDNTPFLERTSMDMCLSDQASVTNITALDLDGDPYSGPFHFQLEGDVKDKWKLEPNNGYTGQQAVHNLSVTVCECSQIQHCDLRSATQLGGGTAIGILLALLLLVGVLLLALMLSCEGEMRPILEESSGNIMKSYIETPGSDCVVPLLPLQIPAITAVTQDNYEKRTAAGAELGSQSSNLLRDSVYQPGLGRQQGSFHWVQSTTLNQSMSIRSKYWSEDSYLDKYDALLPVLHKKTYRLQMQGNELGDYSPHPYAEEGDPETSSQLDAISIPESPFNTDMLLHLGPRFNTLASLCTTKLNSS, from the exons ATGAATACCATAACCATCAGCTTGTTCGCCACTCTG TGTGTGGGAATCCTCAGTGCGTCCCCCCCTGAGACTCTGGTCCGGAAGAAGAGACACTGGATCATAGATTCGTTTCAGATCACAGAGGAGTATCCTGGTCCTTTCCCTTATTTGCTGGGCAAA ATCGAGTTTGAAAAAAAGCAGGTTGAGAAAAAGCAGGATGAGAAAAAGCAGTTTGCAGTTTTTTTCAATCTACAAGGCAAGGGAGTAACAGAGGAGCCAAAAGGAACCTTGACCATCGACACACATGGTGAAATTTGGGTTCATAAGAAGATAGACTACGAGAAGCATAAACAACTGAAT CTCATATTTGAGGCCTATGTCCTAGAAAACAACAATGTTGTGACCACCAGActaggggtggaggtggaggtgatggaCATCAATGACAATACTCCTAGATTTGAAAAGGAAACTTATACTGTCAACCTGAAGGAGTCCGCATCACAGA ATACATTTCTAACTGGGGTTCTAGCATCAGATAAGGATAAATACATGACCAACAATGGCACACTTGACCTCAGGATTGTTTCTGTCAGCCCATTGCCAATTGACCTGGAGTTCTACATCGAGCAGAGTGGCCCAGGGAACCATCGAGTTGGAATAATCCAGTTTAAAGGATGTCTTGACCATGAG AAAGCAGAAAAATACACCATCCTGGTGGAGGCCAAGGACCGCGGAGAGAAGGTTCAGCTCTCCAGCATCTCCACCGTCATTATAAACATAGAGGATGGAAACAACCACCTGCCTGTCTTCACAGGACAAACA GGCTCAGGAAGAGTGAAGGAGGGGGATGAGAAAGTACCAGTTTTACGAATGCAAGTTTCAGACCAGGACACTCCAGGTACAGATGCATGGAGGGCGGTGTACACCATCCATGTAGACAAAGGCAACCACTTCAGAATCACCACTGACCCACAGAGCAATGAAGGAGTCCTGTTTGTTGATAGG GCCCTGGACTATGAGAAGGGATCTCTGAGGAACCTCTCTGTCAGTGTGACAAACATGGTGCCCTACCACACTTGTCAGGTCAAAGGTCGTCCTGACAAAGGTTTATGGGATGTGGTTACCACTGGAGATGTCCCAGCCATCCGCCAGGTGGTGGTGACCGTGGAGGATGTAAATGAGCCTCCTTTCTTCACTCCTGATGTCAAAAACATTACGGTGGATGAGAACATGCCGGTAGGATTGAGTCTGGAGGTGTTCACAGCCAAAGACCTGGACCACAACTACGACAACACCTTGCT GTACATGAAGGGAGAGGACCTAAATGAGTGGGTCAAAGTGGATTCAAAGTCTGGAACCATAACCACAGCCAAGATATTAGACAGAGAGGCCCCCAACATCATCAATGGTCACTACAAAGTGACTCTCTACGCTGTTGACTCAG GTAAGCCACCCATGACTGGAACTGGAACCCTCAACATCCACCTAAATGACCAGAATGATAATACGCCTTTTCTGGAGAGGACGAGCATGGACATGTGTCTGTCAGACCAGGCCTCTGTTACCAACATCACTGCCTTGGATCTGGATGGAGACCCCTACAGTGGGCCCTTCCACTTCCAGCTTGAGGGGGATGTCAAGGACAAGTGGAAGCTTGAACCCAACAATG GCTACACG GGACAGCAAGCTGTGCACAACCTGTcagtcactgtgtgtgagtgctccCAAATACAACACTGTGACCTCCGCAGTGCCACACAGCTGGGAGGTGGGACAGCCATCGGGATACTCTTGGCCCTCCTGCTGCTGG TAGGCGTCCTGCTGCTTGCcctcatgctgtcctgtgaggGTGAGATGAGGCCCATCCTAGAAGAAAGCTCAGGCAACATAATGAAATCATACATTGAAACACCAGGAAGTGACTGTGTG GtacccctccttcctctgcaaATCCCTGCAATAACAGCAGTGACTCAAGACAATTATGAAAAACGTACGGCAGCGGGAGCTGAGCTGGGGTCTCAGAGCTCAAATCTGCTTAGGGATTCAGTGTACCAACCAGGTCTAGGAAGACAACAAGGCTCCTTCCACTGGGTACAGTCAACTACATTGAACCAA AGTATGAGTATAAGAAGTAAATATTGGTCTGAGGATTCTTATCTGGACAAATATGATGCTCTGCTCCCTGTACTCCACAAG AAGACGTACAGACTCCAGATGCAAGGGAATGAGCTGGGTGActactccccccacccctatgCAGAAGAGGGGGACCCAGAGACCAGCTCCCAGCTGGATGCCATCTCCATCCCTGAGAGCCCCTTTAACACAGACATGCTGCTACACCTAGGGCCCAGGTTCAACACCCTGGCCTCTCTTTGCACGACTAAGCTCAACTCATCCTGA